Sequence from the Ammospiza caudacuta isolate bAmmCau1 chromosome 9, bAmmCau1.pri, whole genome shotgun sequence genome:
TCATAATTTCTCCCTGCTTTCAGACCACCATTGATCCCAAAACCCTAGAGACTGCTGCAAGCAGGCCAGCCAGTGAATCAGTTCATTTTTCACTGCTAATCTGAAAAACCCCACCAGCAGCTCTATGAGGAAATATTTGAACTTTCAAGTGGTGGCAGTGACTGGCAAAGCAGCAGATAATCCTGTGCAGGAGCAAATCAGAGCATGAACCCAGGAAAACTGCAACCAAACTAAAAACTGCTTCCCCTCCGAGCCACTCCTGCTATCCAGTGATGTACAGCCATGGAAGCAGCTGATCACAGCATTCTCCAGGTTGCTGCATGAACCTTGGGTCATCTTCAATTCCACCCTGCTCTGGACACAAAGACTCTGCTTTGCCCATCCTGGGGCTGCCTCTTGACTTTGTGCATTGGTAGGATTGGTTTCAGctgcagagtggaaaagctgcTTCATATGAATTCATCAGGAAGAACCAAATAATGTGCACAATAACTGAAATAAGCCAAGAAAGGAACTTCTCCCTCCATCACTCCCCCTACATCTCTTCTATATAAACAAACAAGATCAGTTCATTCTCCAGAAGGCACCAgataattaatttcatttcccAGCTCTTGTTTTatcaaaacaaatatatttagCAGAGGCTGCCTGAACAAAGGAGTGACAGTGGGAAACTGCCCCTGTAGTCCTAATGCAGATGTGAATCAGCAGAACAGCAATCCTAGGAGAAgccttcttcctttctttttctttcacatatGGTTGGTAACACACAGAGTATCTTTCCATTTATACTTACTTATCATCatagagatatttttgtttacTCTAACACACTCACATGTATTTCCAAGATTGGAAAAGCAGCCATgaagctattttaaaaaattattaaactcTTAGCCATTAAAAGTTCATTCCTCACTGGAATCTTACTTGCCAGAACAAATAAATCTGTGAAATAGGTTGAAATGTTTGAGGTGATTTGTGACTCCTTTCTAAATGGTCCCTTCAAATGGATTCCCCTTCCAtttgagagcagcagcaaattTCGGCTTTTGCAGCAATTTGGCTGCTCCAAGCAAAGCAGAACACAGGTGATGAAGGCTGGAGGGCTCCCAGCAGACCTCCAGGCatgcaggacagagctgcacACTGAGGAGCTTCTTGTAGGAACCCTTGGGGATGCACTGCAGAGCCACTGCCACTGGTGCAGACAGATCCTTCCCCTcatcctccagccctgcctgccccacagtGTCCTTCACTGCTGGCTGTGCTTCCTCCCTTCCACTCCACACCCTAACCCTTTACCACAGAGCCCAGTGAAGCCCAGAGGAGCCTGAGCTGATCACATCCATTGTATTTTCTTCAGAAGGAGCTTGACAGCCCACAAAGATTCCTGGCAACCACAATGCCACCACCATCACCAGTCATTgtgtcccctgccatggccactCAGACAATGCTGCTGTGTCTCCTGTCACCAGGCTgactggggacagccctgtcctgaCAACTGCCCACAGCACCACTGATTGCTATGAAAAATTAATGTGCATTCCTCTAATCCTCTGTTGGAACCATGGCCTCACTAACCAGGGCAATGCATCACAATTCCAGACAAACACTTGGCAGCAGCACACGTGGGAGGGGGGTGTTTATAGATGTTTAATGGTGGTTCTCTTACAATCAAGGTGCTACAGCACTTAGGAAAGGCATTTTTGGTGGTGAGAGAAGAGGGAGGAGAATGATGATACACTAAATACAGGAGGAAACACTATTAAACTTCATGCAATTATTAAAAGCCACTAAAAATATCAAATCTCATTAAATACCTTTTGCTatttaaaatcccatttaaatGTGCCTGTGATAGATCTGAGCTTTAGCTGCCTGTAATGACAATTGCATTGCTCCAAGGAACTTACACATGATGAGATATATTTTATACAGGTTTCTATTAACAGTCACCTGATATCTTCAGCATCActcacagagctgcacagcaaaCACACTCAGCTATGATACTATTTGTACTGTCTGATGCAAGAAGGGCTTGGATAACATTTGTTTAGTCAAGGACAAACAGTCCTGGGGCCTGTAGGTGGATGTAGGGAAAGGCAAAGTTGGGTAACATTTCCGGCCTGCGAAGAAACAGGGTCCCTTCAGCTAAAGGATTGGTGGGGAGAAATGCAGATAAAACCAAACTGCTCTGCAGTCCAGGTCACACTCCAAGGGCCACCTCATGGGCCCAAACCACTTGACAAATAATCACCACAGAGTTAAGGAAATGAGTCCTGAGGTTCCAGCGGGGCTTTAACAAATACCTCTGGCTTCTCAACCAACCACAACAGAAGGCAGTGATAAGGAAGGCCAGGGATGCTGTCCCAGAGGGTGGCTGTCAGTCCTCAAAGTCGATCCTGATGGGGCCTCCTGTCAGGATGTGGTTTGCCACATGAACAggctcctggtcctgctgctcctcGCGCTGCCCGGCCGCCCTGCGCGCGCGTCTGCGGCAGCCCTGGGCGCAGCGCGAGCTCTCATCCAGCGCCCCGCACACCAGGATGCGGCAGTGCAGGAACACCTCCTGAggggggacacagcacagggtcagggcacagccctgggcaccactgccactgctgcctgtgtgccacagcatggccctggcacagggtccGTGCCCAGCCTCACTGCCCGCAGCCACAGCGGCCGCTCCGTCTGTTTCTTTGTGTGCCCTCTCCAGAGAGCCTGGCTCGGGTCTCAGAGGACACAGTGGGGAGACAAAGGATAGAAGGTGGGAAATGATCCTCCAGATAAAGGGATGAAAATGGCAGGAGTCAGCTTGGAAGAGCTCACATGGACTGGTAGGAGATGCGTGTCAAGAATGTGTGAAGCCTTGCAAGGATTGGTGGAGATGGGCAAGAGAATTTCAAGTGAGCTGGAAAAACAAAGCCAGgaaactgaggggaaaaggaggaaaacacagGGTGATGTTGAGGGAAGAGGGAGAATGCAAAGAGCAAGGAGGCAGCTGCCTTTTCTCcttgcacagcacaggcagggacaggattGCTGCCCCTGCAATGACCAGGAAAGCAAGCAAGATCCCTGCAAGCAGTAATCACAAAGACTTGCAGAGGCTTGAAGCAGAATCTGTTGTGCAGGATGGGAGGATGCAGGTTGGAGGCAGCAGGGATAATCAGAAAGCCAAggaaaatttctgaattttagaAGATCTCATCTGTTTTAACCCTACTGGGGCTCTCCAatagctggagcagcagctttaTCCCTTTTGGAGCAGGCAGTATTGGCTGAGCATAACAATGACTGGAAGATCCAATTTCCTCCaacacagaaaggaaagctATTTGCATGAGGAAAAGGGCATTATCCTTCCACTGTGTTCCCAttacagagctgctgccccagagaGACAGCCTGGTTTCACACTGAGTTAAGCAGTGTGGTGGCCTTTGGTCTGGAGTGCTGGCATCTGTACCCCCAAGAGCTAGAGAAGACACAAGACTGAAGAGATTCCAAACTAAAACTGTGTTGTTTTAAAGACAGGGGACTGTGAAATGTGCCTAGTGACTGAAAATATTTGTCTCACACCGCAATCAAGGGGCCACCAAGACCACCATGGAAGGAGAAATGATTTTAGCCTGTGGTGGCTTGATGTTTCAAAACTGTccttcatattttaattttagttgtTTTTAACAATCTTTAACAATTTCTCCTGAAGTACCTTTGTCAGGTACAACTGCTGgaacaggcacagcagcacctgccttGGGCCAGCCACTCCATACCCTTTTCCAACTTTGTGCTGAGGCTCCTCAGTCATATCAGAGCTGATGAAATATCTAAGAGCTGAGTTTTGAGCTTACCTTGTTGTCTTTGCCCACAAACTTGAACACAGGAACCTGGAAGTGCTTGGCAAGATGGTCCTTTGACGTGTACTGCTTCACGGAATCATCAGAAACAcagctgaggagagcagagggatgggcTTTAATGGCTTtcccagaaatggaaaaaagaaagagaaaagacatTCCAGCCTACTTaaccagagaaagaaaaggagggaTTGGTTCTCTCAGGCTCAGCTACCATTTCTGCTACTTCCTCTTTGGCCACAGGAGAAAAGTTGGGAGTAATGGGGAAAAAGAGCAGCATTGCTAATGGCATCTCCAGACAGGgaacagctcagcagcagagggCTGGCAGGACGTGGCCCTCAGAGAGGGACTGCCAGTAAGCTGCAGGCAAGTCTGTCCTCAATTCACCTCCCTGTGCAACAGCCTGCAGTGTTATACATCACAGCATGTGCCATGCACTCACTGTACACACAGGGATATGCACATAAATTATGCTTTAAATGAAGCAGCCTGCACCCACATTACTAAAATATGACAGatgatgaaaacaaaaatccagaTTTACTTTGCTTAgtataatttacatttttcttcctgctggatTTGGTCAAACAGCTCAAATTCACTACACCAAAAATttataatttcagtttttccatcACTAGCAAGGCATGATTGTAAAAGAGGTCATAGAACTGCAAGAAAATAAGCTGCTTTTATAACAAGCTACATTCCAGGCGCAGTGTATTTTTAAACCATTAAAGCCCATTTAGAGTTTGACAGACAAAAAGTTATGGTGGCTCAATAATTACTGACAATTACTGCAAAGCCTTGGGCATCTTGAGAGGCCCTGATGCTGCTGTGGAATTGCATTGCAATGCAGCTTTCTAGCAAGTTCATTCCAAAACTGTGGACTTtgaaagatattaaaaaaaaaaaaacaataaagcaGTGGTGGAAGAGACAAGAGGTACTGGTGTAGCTCAAAGCCTTGCTCTTGCAGCATGAGAAATGTGCAATCTTTACATGGAAAATGTGCATGGCATTGTCAGCAATGCTGATGTCTGACATGGTCAGCTCTAAAAGAGCAGTTCTGCCTTTATTGAAGGGAAGGCAGAACTGCTCTTTGGAATCTCTGTGTTGtcaaaattcctttttaaacaAGGCATCTGCTTGTAAGGAACGACAGTTAAAGACTTTTCATAGGTGGGTGGCCAATCTCTAGGGCCATGAAGTCAACTCACAGGCACGTTCTCATTTGTGAGCATATAAACTGTGATGATTATTGGACACTGCCTCAAACTGACTCCTAAATCCCAGGCTCTCCAAAGGTTCTCCACACTGGTGGAAGGAAACCTACTGGTTTGGGGCTAGGGAGAGGGAAAGTGGAAGAACACCACAAAGGAGTCAGAGATACGTAGACAAAACCCCCTCAGAAACCTCATGAGTCACAAGGGCAACTCCTTTTGTGTTTGTGGGGCCAGACCATATCCCACTCTGCTGGGAAACCCCCAGAGACCCTGCTGCCCACTTTGGAGAGGTGAGAAGAGACAGgtagggaaggaaaaggagtgGGCCTGGTCAGGATATGGGGAAAACCACCCTATCCCTGTGCATAATGTGCCTAGGTTTGGGGAGCAGAGTGGCAGTGCCGTGGGAGCTGTGCTCTGACCCTTCAGGGCTGCAAGGCTGAAAGGAAGGCTTGCACAATGAAACATCCACCTCACAGACCAACAAACAGGGCAGCCTGAGGCACAAGAAGATGGGCTTTGCAATGGAACTACCTTAAcctgccagtgctctgctgagcacagctcctgacCTCAGCAGTGACATGACCTGGCTCAGgtgccccagggagctgcagcgTTATCAGCTGTGCCATCGGTCACTGCCTTGGCTCCCCTTTTGTCTCAGAGCAGGGAATTAACAGggaagagagcagcagagggaattTTCCCATTCCTCAGTCCAAGGTATATCCCCTCCAATATAAACAGTGCTTCCCTTTGGGTTATGCAGTTAACTCTTGCAGGTCTGATCCTACATAAACTGATACAAAATCCCATCTTTATTGCCATGGGCTTTTGGGGCTGGATTTCTAGAAGCAAACTGAGTTATTACAGAAGTGTTTGGAGCAGGGACAACTTAGCAGTGCATTCAGCTAATTTAATTTAGAATTACTGGGGCCTGCAGTGATGGCTGCAGAGTGGAGCACTTTTCCCTTCAGTGAAGTTTTAATGCCCTCTGCAGGTACCAAGGGACTGCTGGTGCCATAAATCCTCCAACCAGTGCTGATGTGGAATCAAGAGATGACATTTCCTGCCTTCTCCTTTCTCTATCCAGCTCAGGTTTTGGCTGCTGTTTTGAATCCCATCATTTTCACTCATGGGGAGAAATAAATGGATGTTTGAGGCCTTGACTCTGGGAAGGGTCCATGGGAACAGCCAAGCCAGGGAGTTgataaaatcaatttttccaTTACAGATCTGCTCATAAAGCCCAGAAATGCTGGGCACAGAAGGACTGCAGTCTAGGATAGGGGGAGAGCAGGCTAATGCTGAATCCTCTGTCAGAAGGAAATGGAAACAGTATTTGTGGGTACTTTACATTGCAGGACCCTTTTGCTACAAGACAAGCACACGGGacttgccagcagcagctgtaacAGTGGATGATTTAgtctggcagctgaggacatGATTGTTGTCATCATTAAATGGTCTGGCAGGCAACATACAGGATTTACACAAGCACAGTCCCTGGACTCTCAGGCTACAACTCTTGGGTATGTCTTAGCTATTCCTTTGGCTGGATCTCCCTCCCTAGAGGACAGCAGACTGCCTCAAAACTATGATATTTCCTCAGAGCTCTCTGGTTATGCAGCTGGATGCAAACACTCCACAGGAATGCTGTAGCATGGCAGTCATTTCAGCACCCAAAGAGGTGTCTGAAAAGGGGGATCATCTCAGGAGCCACAGCTGAGCCCACAGCAAGGCTCTCCAAAGCTCTGGTGCAAAAACCACTACAACAGCAAACCCACAGATCTGCACAAAATTACTTTTAGCATATCCTGAAACGATCACTAACCCCAAATACCTCAAAAAATGACAGCCAAACTGAAAGACCCTGAATTTATTGCACTGACAGGCATCAGGGAGAGCAAAGCAAGGgattctcctgcagctcctaCCAGGACTAGCAATGGGCTCTTCTGGCTTGTACTGTAATAATGCCATTAtgagaaaatgaagaaactTGCTCCagttgctgcagcagctgcctggcacagcacatgGCCATGGGGGTTCTGCACATTGGCTTGGCACTCTGTGGCTGGCAGAGAGAGGGTATCAGGAATGAGAATCTTTTCTACAGGAGCCAACTCAATTATCCACAAGGCTAGTTACAGGGAAATACATCCTGTAAAGGCTGCACTCAGAGGAACCTCTCTCACTGCTTCCCACTGTTTCTCCCAATTACTTTTGATGGGAGAGGTGGTTTCAGCTTGATGGCTGCTGGTGATTGCTATGTGCTGGACAGACAGGCTGCTGTGGAGAGGGGAATAGTGTTTCCTGCATCACACAGACAGCTCAGCCCCACTGCCAATTCCCTCTAAATTGCCAGCAAGAGAGGCAACACTGAACTCACCCATCTTGAATCAGGTAGTACTTCAGGATCTCGTCAATTTTGGAGGTGGGAGTGGCAAAGCAGCTCTCCACCAGCGTCTCCAGCCCACTGACGTGCACCAGGGGCTCAATCCCAAAGTACAGGGAGTCCCTTAGCTTGAGGGTGGGAAGGTCACCCCTGTAGGGCTCATCAAAGTCCTTGTCCTTGAAGATCTCCAGGGTGAAGGGGAAGACGCCCTGGCTGCGGCTCATGATTTCCAGGGGAGAGTTCTTGAGGTTGGGCACGTAGCCCTCGGAGATGGTGTAGCGGCGCGGGAACTCGCAGGTCACCGGGATCAGCAGCTTGCTGGTGCGCACAATGATGTCCCCGTTGCTCCCTGGGGTCTGCTTGGGCAAGCCGGTCACCAGGTTGGTGGCAATGATTTTGTCATTGATTACCTGCAGCAAAGAAAGGGGACATCACTGAGAAAGACCTCTCTGGGCTGACACTCAGAGGAGCCACTGAAGGGCCAGCTTGTGAATTTACAGCCCACAACCAGAGTGACGCTGCTCATCCTCACAGACCAGCTAAGGACCTTGgtctgctggcagctgcaatGCACCACACTTCTGCTACCCCTCTGCTAAGGTGAGCCACTGACCAGCTGTCAGTTTAACCTTTCAAACATTATCAGGAGACTGGCAGCTGGTCAATGGCTCTGTCTTAGCAGGTGGATGAAGTTTGAGGGCTCTTGTACCTTCTACCCTTGTGAAGCAGGAGGTGAGCAGAAAGCAGCACCCATGCTGTCAGACACACTGCTGGAGGGGGGATGGAACAAGCTCTCTGACTGCAGGATGCCAGCCCAGATCCACTCTGAGGGCAGCTGCATGGCAGCTCTGAGGATGCAGCTAAATCAGCTGCACCATCACTTACTTTGTTCCTCAAGAAAGCCACAGTCAAATCCCCAAATGCCAGAGACTGGGCAGTAGGTATACATACATCTACAACAGTTCCACAGGACTTCAGGGAGAAATGGATGTTGACATGAGTGCCATTGGACACGCCTTTGCATGAAGTGTTGATGAGGGAAAGGTCCAGGCCTCCAACCAGGTCCTTTGGGATGTTCACCTCAATAGAGCTGGACTTGCACAGCACTGGAACTGCAAGAGAAGTCCCCAGAATAACAGTCTGCACTACAAACCTGCCAGTGAGCTGGAGAAGGGTTACACCAGATATAACTAGGGGAATAAAAGGGGAATCCTACACAGCATTTATGATTATGATCCTACCACAGTAACCTAACCATCCACCCTGCATTCCCACCTACACAACACAAACCAGAGCTGCCactgccccaaattccccagccacagcaacgcagaaagcagaaaacaatgAAGACAATCACTGCACTTGCAGCAGAAACTCAGCTGTGCTTTCCAGCTTCACTTAACACTCAGCACAGATTTGGTTGCTATCTCTTGCACTGTGATGTTCTAGGAAGAGCCTTTGCCAGATATGGGTATCAAATTCACAACACCCCAGGCAAAGCCATTTATTAAGACCCTTAATCAGATTTTACATCAAACCCAGAACATGCTGAAACAAGGCAGAGTAATTCCATATAGATACCGAGCTGAAATGGAAGCACCTCAAAATGccataataatatttttataagcaATAAACCCAGCTCTGACAAACAAACCAAATTAGCTCATTCATTCCACCTCCTTCCAACCTTTAAATTTTAATACAGGCCTCCGtgtgaattttttaaattaaaatttcattacaTAAGAAGCAGGAGAAAACAGACCTTggacaaaataaaaaggaaagaagagagaatAATCTTCAATAAAAAAGTAGGTGCTGTACATATATTCCTTAGGATTATTCAGTTCAGTTGGAAACAGGACAAACATACTGGTGGCATATATTCTGGTTTCAGccagaaaaaacaaaccttttGCAGGATTtacatttattatattttaaaacccCACAACAAAACCTTTTAGCAAATATACCAGTTTCCTGAGATTTTTGCCAAAATTAATTGTAGTCCCAGTCCTTGACATTCCTGTGACCCACCTTCCCTTAATTTCAATCattaattatataatttaaGATTCTGGATATTTGAAATAAGGCACACTTCTAAAACAGGCATTTCAACCCCCTTTAAAAATTTTCCTGTCCCTGATCAGGTATTTGCAACATCCTCAGAGTACCTTCAGGGAGGATTTTTGATTAGAAGATGATAATTTCAAAGTGATATGCTAAAATGTATGCAGAGTGCCCAAAGCAATATGTTCCCATAATGACACTGCTGGGTTAGAACAGAAGCTTAAAGAACTAAAAATTACCTTAACCTTCCTTCCACTGGCAGCAGAAGGCAAGTGGGAATAACTGAGCATGTCAAATGGCACAGCTCAGGAGCAGACAAAGGGACTTGGAGAACAGAGCACAATGCAGACAGGAACATCCTTTGGAGAACTGATTGGCTCCATCTGGATTTAAGGACTAGCTGTTCTAGCACTCCTTGATAAATAAGAAAATGTGCTGCTTTTATAAAGGTGACATTCAGGGCAAGAGATTTGGATCCCAACTGCAATTCTTCGAAGTTCAGGACTGATTTTGTTCAGGATCTCTCTGTTTCTACATGTCTTTGACTGGCACAAagtgggagaaggaaaagattccatttccctgtgttttggagctgcaggagatgtGTGCCCTCCACCACCTGGACACAGAAACAAGGGAAGGAAACCTCTTGACTCAAGCCAACTCGTGGCTATTTGAGAAAACACCCAGTGTGTGCCAGTCAAACATTTCAGTTCTTCACCTCATACTTCCCAGAGCACCTGTGAGAACTGGGAAAGCCTCCTCATTTCCTCTTTAAGCTCTGTTTTGCACCAATGCCTCTGAGCACCTGCCCCTGGGAGGAAGCTTCTGTGGCAAGTCCagtgctcatttccctgcctgctgtAGTTATTGGCACCATATTCCAGCCTCTGGCTCCTTCCTTGGCCTTTCAAAGTGCTGCTGCTTGGAGCAGAGGTTATCTccctgcacaggctgctcagcagAACAGGCTCTCTGGTGCTGGGAAGCCCTGACCCACTGCTGCAAACATGAACCCTGCTTACCTGCACAAAAATTCGGGCAGGGGATGGGGGAGAAGAGCATTTCATCCCTACTCTTCAGGAATAGGATGGGCTGCAAAATTCTAGGATGATCTGCAAAATTCCAAGTATTTTGCTGGCTGGTATCTTTATGGAAAAATTGCAGCCTTCAGACTGTGATTTCTGTGGAAGATTATTAATGTTTGTTCTGAACATGGAGACAGTGCAGAGAAGGGTGGAGAGGCTGCAGATCCAATTGCTTCAGGCTACTCTGCCTACCCTGCACTGTTAATTGAACCAATATAGACCTGATTAGGTGTGGTACGGTTCCATATCTGCTCAGAATTGCAGGCCACAGTATGGGGACATAAATTGATGAATGCAAAAGAAGAGGCAATTTCACCTTATGAGATGCTGTATCCTGATTCCAGCCTGGCTCctagcagtgctgctgctctcaggagcagccccaccagcagcagaaaccCTGGCTGGGAAATCCAGGActtgcagccctgctggggctgcctcaggGGCCCAGGACTGAAAAACATCACAAGGTCTGATATCAAGCAGACCTTCAGTCAGTGAGTGTGATCACAGCTCTTGGAAACCCCCATTCCCACTGCTGGATCCCAAGTGGGCAATGCTCAACCCTGGGAGCCCTGCATTTCTAAAAAGCTTAAAAAGCAGACAATCCATCAAGCAGAACCACTCCAACTTCCTCTCTGAGGCATACCTGCCCTTTTGGCCACCATGAAGCCCTGATCTGTCCCTCCCACTGATGTCTGGGCActctgtggcactgcaggaggtTCTCTGAGCACACCAGGCAACACCAGACTGCTGGTAGCCTGGATGTATTTGCAAAAGAAATCTTTGCAGAAACCAGGGAGCTTGTTTATTCCATGGGCATGCCATTGGCACAAGTGACTCAGCATGAAGGACTCCTGGGGAAAGTTCAGATGGAAGGTTCTCCAAGGATAACGCTGCCCTGGCCTCTACACAGCAGAAGCAACAGTCAATTTTTGAATGCTATCCTGGGCACTTTTccaaggggcagcaggagcaccgAATATCAAAGCTAGTGCCCTGCTTCAAGGCACAGGAATGCTTACTGGAATGGCACACTTGGAAAAAAACATGCCTCTCTCTTTAACCCTGTTCTTGGAAAGGACTGGACTGCTTTAGCTGGGAGTTTGAAGTTTGAAGCATGGAAAATGTCAGCTCTAACAGCATAAATTTGTCAGGGGTGTGCACAGAACAGTATAATGGGAGATGTTTGTGGGAAATAGCAGAGGTAAGAAGATTTCcagaaagctgtaaaagcaggcCTAAGAAACGGAAAGAACACAGAACTAGCTGCAGCTGCAAAGGCTGAAAGTACAGAAAGTTACAATGGTATAGCAAGCAAGGACATTAAACTACATCTTGAGTTTTAGGCTTGGCTAAGAGAGACCTtaaaactgcaggaaaatatGCTTAGCAAGGTAGTAGAAGGTTTTAAGCTTAATAATAAATGATTGTGTATTGTtaatagaaagaagaaaagtaagCACTGTGTGAAGCAGGTGTACATGTGCTTTTAGTAACTGGCTAGAACAATTGTCTGTGAGTTTAGCTATCATTAGCCATTGGctagaaagttttaaaaatgttctgTAACAAAGAAATCTTTGGCTGCTTCTGGCTGTACATGAGCTTTTGCCATCTTTCTATTGTCTCAACCATGTAATGAGGCTGATGCCACAATAAAAGCTCAAGGATTGTACCCCAGCAGTCCTGTTCTGTTTGTGAAAACAAACTCCCAACACAATGTTAAGCAGTATTAGTCATAAGGGAACACTGCGCTACAATTAATGTGATGCAAGGTGCACTCAAGCTGGGCCCtgttgctgctctgcctggagagAAGACCAACATCTTCAGGCTCTCAGCTTTGGATGGTCTGTCTTTAGCAACAAAGCTCCATTAACCCAGCTGGGAAGGACAGACTAAGGGAAGACAGTAGAACCAAGAAGAAAAGTTCCTTCAGACACTCTCGGGGGCCAGAGGCTGCCAGGGAGATTTTTTTGACCTACCCTGGCAAGTGTGGTTGTCTTCTGCCAGAACAAGTCCCCTGGGACATTCACACTGGTAGGTGCCTTCCACTTCAATGCAGGTGTGGCTGCAGCCTCCGTTGTTATTGTGACAGCCTTCAATTTctgggaaagagaggaaaatcagCACATCCTGCAGCCCCCAACAGACCCCAACCAGCCAACAGTCTGAACAATACAGCTCAAAGGCAACAGTTTGTTTCCCAGAAAATGAGGTGCAAACCCCTTTTGAAATTGTACTTCAgtataatgatttttttctttcaaataaccTTAACTGCTCGATTGGTTAACTGTTTTAACCCTTTGTGATGAATATGCTAGATGAGTACTACTGTTCTCAGTAAAATAACAGAACATGAGATAAGCAAatcataaatataaaatatttcttcctgaGCCTGCCATTAGAAATCACTGTATGGTTTTCACTGAAATGTAAAAAATGGAAATCCCACACTCAAACCTATGCAATGCATGGAAAATAACAGCCCAAACTCCATATGAGTCAAAGCAATGGGTAAAGCATCATAATGTAAATTTTGAGATAAATTAAACCCTATTCAGCCTCAGCAGCTCAGGTAATCAAGCTGAATCTCCTGCATTTGTTCTTTTCAGCAACAAGCTGTGAGGTGGCTCACACCTCACATCCCATTCTCTACCAGTTCACAAAGCTGAGGATACATCTTCAGAAATAAAACTCACTAACAAGATTGTAAAAATCCCCAGCAGCAGTGTTAAACTCAAGAAAGGCACCATCCTTTGTACAGAAGGGAAATTAAATGATATATCAAAGGCCCTAAAAGCCAACTTGGGGAATGGCAGAAACAAATGAGTTTCCAAACAGACTATTCCAGCCCTGTCAGAAGAGTGCAGCACTTGGGAATAAAAATTGCACAGCTCATTTATGTGatgccccagcagctcagagctggatgTGGCAAGGACAGAGCCCACAGACCATTTTTGGCCCCACACACCTTCACAAGTAACTTAAGGAGcactctgcacagcagcatttcccagcaaaGTGTCATTGCCTGGATGAGTGATGtaccagcagagctcagagagcaGATTTAGCTCTTTTGGGTAGCTGAAAAGTGAGGCACACATGTAGTTGTTTTCCTTGTCtaaggccc
This genomic interval carries:
- the OIT3 gene encoding oncoprotein-induced transcript 3 protein, producing the protein MLQYLFFCIYFVVQLQPVSSMALDPCSAYISLNEPWRNTEYRINGSHGQPTCDSGIDGEWYRFTGMAGDAMPTFCIPENHCGTHAPLWMNGSHPRPADGIVRRQACASFSGNCCLWNASIEVKACPGGYFVYHLSKPSVCFHAYCGHFYDICDVVDCQDSCLDTGDCTCSPGTTLGHDGQTCLDENECEQNNGGCSEFCVNLKNSFRCECGVGRTLGSDGKTCEEIEGCHNNNGGCSHTCIEVEGTYQCECPRGLVLAEDNHTCQVPVLCKSSSIEVNIPKDLVGGLDLSLINTSCKGVSNGTHVNIHFSLKSCGTVVDVINDKIIATNLVTGLPKQTPGSNGDIIVRTSKLLIPVTCEFPRRYTISEGYVPNLKNSPLEIMSRSQGVFPFTLEIFKDKDFDEPYRGDLPTLKLRDSLYFGIEPLVHVSGLETLVESCFATPTSKIDEILKYYLIQDGCVSDDSVKQYTSKDHLAKHFQVPVFKFVGKDNKEVFLHCRILVCGALDESSRCAQGCRRRARRAAGQREEQQDQEPVHVANHILTGGPIRIDFED